One Thermoplasma volcanium GSS1 genomic window carries:
- the menC gene encoding o-succinylbenzoate synthase: protein MQIRFFKVRIPFIRPFTTSFGTEEYREAIILHMNKDGIDAFSEIVTSFLPDYGYEYNDTAINTIEKFLAKYVADAPQPHEFLDRVKGIKGHNMAKGAVEMLLWDYHSKLAGKPLDDYMGKSRGYANVGISIGMSDISEMKEQVRSAVSLGYKRIKVKIKRGRENIVSEIRDEFPDIRLSVDANGDYSYHDIPLLKELDKFELEYIEQPFRGDDLIYHSKLKKEISTPVCLDESITDPEKAEKAFEIGAVDVINIKPGRVAGLHNSIEIAKIARENNGHCWVGGMLETGIGRAFNIALASQELIDYPGDTSPNEKYFRKDIVRNPFRMKKGVIEANKGDGIGVYVDFDALFSYLVEAATISI, encoded by the coding sequence ATGCAGATCAGATTTTTTAAAGTTAGAATTCCGTTTATAAGACCGTTTACTACAAGCTTCGGTACAGAAGAATACAGGGAAGCGATAATTCTGCACATGAATAAGGATGGTATCGATGCCTTCTCTGAAATAGTTACATCTTTCCTCCCAGACTATGGATACGAATATAACGATACTGCCATCAATACCATAGAAAAGTTCCTAGCTAAGTACGTAGCAGATGCTCCACAGCCGCATGAATTCCTAGATCGCGTTAAGGGGATAAAGGGCCACAACATGGCCAAGGGAGCAGTTGAGATGCTTCTTTGGGATTATCACAGCAAGTTAGCAGGAAAACCTCTCGATGATTATATGGGAAAGAGCAGGGGCTATGCCAACGTTGGTATATCTATAGGCATGTCTGATATATCGGAAATGAAGGAACAGGTTAGGTCTGCTGTATCCCTTGGATATAAGAGAATAAAGGTTAAAATAAAAAGAGGTCGAGAAAACATAGTATCTGAAATCAGAGACGAATTCCCTGATATAAGGCTGAGTGTTGACGCCAATGGAGATTACAGCTACCATGATATACCTTTGCTCAAGGAACTTGATAAATTCGAACTTGAATACATAGAACAGCCTTTCCGCGGAGACGATCTCATCTACCACTCAAAACTTAAAAAAGAAATATCAACTCCGGTATGCCTTGACGAATCTATAACCGATCCAGAGAAGGCGGAAAAAGCATTCGAAATTGGGGCAGTTGATGTAATTAACATAAAACCAGGGAGGGTTGCAGGTCTCCATAATTCGATAGAAATAGCAAAAATAGCAAGAGAAAACAATGGGCATTGCTGGGTCGGGGGAATGCTTGAAACAGGTATAGGAAGGGCCTTTAATATAGCCCTGGCCTCACAAGAGTTAATAGATTACCCTGGCGATACATCGCCAAATGAGAAATATTTCAGGAAAGACATAGTCAGGAACCCGTTCAGAATGAAGAAGGGCGTAATAGAAGCAAACAAAGGGGATGGAATAGGTGTGTATGTGGATTTCGATGCACTCTTTAGCTATCTAGTTGAAGCTGCTACAATATCAATCTGA
- a CDS encoding MarR family transcriptional regulator: MYGTFDLKSLPPSARLVLAYLRSAKISDVARIMENTGLSRRSVMNSVKMLKELGLIDIQVCLSDTRRRYYCVKIFP, from the coding sequence GTGTACGGGACGTTTGATCTTAAAAGTCTTCCACCTTCAGCAAGGCTCGTACTTGCTTACCTAAGAAGCGCCAAAATATCAGACGTAGCTAGGATAATGGAAAACACTGGCCTATCTAGGAGATCGGTTATGAACTCCGTAAAGATGTTGAAAGAGCTTGGCCTAATAGATATACAAGTATGCCTGAGTGACACTAGAAGGAGGTATTACTGCGTGAAGATTTTTCCCTGA
- a CDS encoding carboxymuconolactone decarboxylase family protein, whose translation MDPMERMTEIQKVFSASSKIKPDLTESFLSFMEKTLGKGELDVKTKSLVALALSLGLQCEWCITYHTKKCLEAGCTESEMMETAYIAAIMAGTPALMNVNIMEEAIRGFNQTNSDSDISH comes from the coding sequence ATGGATCCAATGGAAAGGATGACCGAAATACAGAAGGTTTTTTCAGCAAGCTCTAAGATTAAGCCTGATCTTACTGAGAGTTTTCTATCGTTTATGGAGAAGACCCTTGGAAAGGGAGAGCTGGATGTTAAAACCAAATCTTTAGTTGCACTGGCTCTCTCGCTAGGCCTGCAGTGCGAGTGGTGCATAACATACCATACAAAGAAATGCCTCGAAGCAGGATGCACAGAATCAGAGATGATGGAGACCGCTTACATTGCAGCGATAATGGCAGGCACTCCGGCGCTCATGAACGTCAATATCATGGAAGAAGCTATAAGAGGCTTCAATCAAACAAATTCTGATTCAGATATATCTCACTGA
- a CDS encoding chorismate mutase — MRQDLLENTKSILALLEKRREITRKIGKIKHNNGLPIRDAERELRVKSELCSNNPLLNVLFEASIFDQQSLNSAMDLRLSGDKDSLLFALGLILSKPGIIICVNRAVPRSLEAGCQLNGGHIVVGGNVTPDAVIDLKTGELAKLEGESLFISAAFIESRHRLNSVRLLL, encoded by the coding sequence TTGAGACAGGATTTGCTTGAGAATACTAAATCTATTTTAGCTTTGTTGGAAAAAAGAAGAGAGATCACAAGGAAAATAGGGAAAATAAAGCATAACAATGGGCTTCCCATAAGGGATGCAGAAAGAGAACTAAGGGTAAAATCAGAACTATGTTCTAATAATCCGCTCTTAAACGTTCTCTTCGAAGCATCCATATTCGATCAGCAGTCATTGAACTCCGCTATGGATCTAAGGCTTTCAGGAGATAAGGATTCTTTGCTCTTTGCTTTAGGACTTATTCTTTCCAAGCCCGGCATAATAATATGCGTCAACAGAGCAGTACCTAGGTCCCTAGAAGCAGGATGCCAGCTAAACGGCGGCCATATAGTGGTAGGTGGCAATGTAACTCCCGATGCAGTAATAGACTTGAAAACCGGTGAACTGGCAAAACTTGAAGGGGAGAGCCTATTTATTTCCGCTGCATTTATAGAAAGTAGGCATCGGCTAAATTCTGTGAGGTTATTGCTATGA
- a CDS encoding prephenate dehydrogenase gives MKVGIIGKQGRLGRVLQAILDENGFDVVENNWDIAFLSVPIGAAISYIEKYDGPFIEVSSVKTPFKKYAGRIVSIHPLFGPASYKDGVHRTVLFIKDISMPEYRDLIAEMFRGYEIVDTTADVHDKEMAKSLALPYAVAIISKNIDTAFRTKSFDTFKGIVRILENENEEVMLDTINKNPYAQYMYDIVKNLGMVIQ, from the coding sequence ATGAAGGTTGGGATTATAGGAAAACAGGGCAGGCTGGGGAGAGTCCTACAAGCTATCCTAGATGAGAATGGCTTCGATGTTGTAGAAAATAACTGGGACATAGCTTTTCTCTCAGTGCCCATTGGTGCAGCTATTTCGTACATAGAAAAATATGATGGACCATTTATAGAGGTAAGCTCTGTAAAGACGCCTTTCAAAAAATATGCCGGTAGAATAGTAAGCATACATCCACTGTTCGGGCCCGCTAGCTATAAAGATGGCGTTCACAGAACAGTGCTATTCATCAAAGACATTTCTATGCCAGAGTATAGGGATTTAATTGCCGAGATGTTCCGTGGATACGAAATCGTTGATACAACAGCAGACGTCCACGACAAAGAGATGGCAAAGTCACTTGCGCTTCCATATGCAGTTGCGATCATATCGAAGAATATCGACACAGCATTCAGAACCAAGTCGTTCGACACTTTTAAAGGGATAGTTAGAATATTAGAAAATGAAAATGAAGAAGTGATGTTAGATACGATAAATAAAAATCCTTATGCGCAATATATGTACGATATAGTTAAGAATTTAGGAATGGTGATACAATGA
- the aroF gene encoding 3-deoxy-7-phosphoheptulonate synthase encodes MIMIADNEEIKENVVRKLEENGSDYKVVPFYEKYVIIEGNKDAGERLYSKKYRDKTVVDVGDIKIGEGLVFAAGPCSVEDEDQIIEIARSVKKAGANMLRGGAFKPRTSPYSFQGLGEEGLELLKKAKEDTGLPIVTEIMNPEYYKFFDDIDMLQVGSRNAQNFDLLRFLGRQKKPVLLKNGMGNTLKEWLEASEYIMSGGNGNVVLCYRGVRGIEEATRFSMNVGTVIAARSMTHLPMCVDPSHASGKREYVEAMTLAAVAAGADMIEIEVHNNPDCALSDSEQQVTPEVFGRIVKKAKQIKNIVSNSQFI; translated from the coding sequence ATGATAATGATAGCGGACAACGAAGAAATTAAGGAAAATGTGGTACGAAAGCTCGAAGAGAATGGATCGGATTACAAAGTTGTCCCATTCTACGAAAAATACGTTATAATCGAAGGCAATAAAGATGCTGGGGAAAGATTATACTCAAAAAAATACAGAGACAAAACCGTAGTAGATGTGGGTGATATTAAAATTGGCGAAGGACTCGTTTTCGCTGCCGGCCCGTGTTCAGTTGAAGACGAAGACCAAATAATAGAGATAGCTCGCTCTGTGAAAAAAGCTGGTGCCAACATGCTTAGAGGGGGTGCCTTTAAGCCGAGGACATCACCGTATTCATTTCAAGGGCTTGGAGAAGAGGGGTTAGAACTGCTAAAGAAAGCTAAAGAAGATACCGGGTTACCTATAGTCACAGAAATAATGAACCCCGAGTACTACAAATTCTTTGATGATATTGATATGCTTCAGGTTGGGTCTAGAAATGCACAGAATTTCGATCTTTTGAGATTTTTAGGTAGGCAGAAAAAACCAGTTCTATTGAAGAACGGAATGGGCAACACGCTTAAAGAATGGCTGGAAGCTTCAGAATACATAATGTCCGGTGGCAACGGCAATGTTGTCTTATGCTATAGAGGAGTTAGGGGAATAGAGGAAGCAACACGCTTTTCTATGAACGTAGGCACAGTAATAGCAGCAAGATCGATGACGCATCTGCCAATGTGCGTAGACCCTAGCCATGCGTCTGGAAAACGTGAGTACGTAGAGGCAATGACGCTTGCAGCTGTAGCTGCCGGTGCGGATATGATAGAAATTGAAGTTCACAATAACCCAGACTGCGCACTATCTGATTCTGAACAGCAGGTAACGCCTGAAGTCTTCGGGAGAATAGTAAAAAAAGCCAAACAAATAAAAAACATAGTTTCTAATTCTCAATTTATATAA
- the amrS gene encoding AmmeMemoRadiSam system radical SAM enzyme, which yields MFVSVRKPSKAVLFKKEGETVVCTACRRYCRLKNNQIGFCGVRKNINGNLYLLVYGMPAAINIDPIEKKPILHMYPNSLIYSISTVGCSFACQYCQNYDISQRRNIEGFDYSPEEIVNSAIEDGCRGIAYTYNEPSIFMEFAHDVGILARKRGLINIFVTNGYETPEAVEYSKDFLDAATVDFKGNASNDFYRKYISVPSADPIFDTIKLMKESGIHVEITDLVVPRVGDKLSDARSMLERLISILGYEFPISFLRFHPDYKMMDLPPTPLETLKAHYNLAVSMGLKYVYIGNVPGYYEDTYCPNCHSLLIKRHGFNSSVVGLNDDGACKKCGYRTGILIGNNNRIDYIN from the coding sequence ATGTTTGTTTCTGTTAGAAAACCTTCAAAGGCAGTGCTATTCAAGAAAGAGGGCGAGACAGTTGTATGCACAGCTTGCAGGAGGTATTGCCGCCTAAAAAATAACCAAATAGGTTTTTGCGGTGTAAGAAAGAATATAAATGGTAACTTATATCTTCTTGTCTATGGGATGCCAGCAGCAATAAATATCGATCCCATAGAAAAGAAGCCTATACTCCACATGTACCCTAATTCACTCATATATTCAATAAGCACGGTTGGCTGCAGCTTTGCGTGTCAATACTGCCAGAATTACGATATAAGCCAGAGGAGAAATATTGAGGGCTTTGATTATAGCCCAGAGGAGATAGTTAATTCAGCCATTGAGGATGGCTGCCGGGGAATAGCCTACACTTACAATGAGCCTAGCATATTCATGGAATTTGCACACGATGTAGGAATTTTGGCAAGAAAACGCGGACTTATAAATATATTCGTGACCAATGGCTATGAGACGCCGGAAGCTGTAGAGTACAGTAAGGATTTTCTCGATGCAGCGACCGTTGATTTCAAGGGAAATGCCAGCAATGATTTCTACAGGAAGTATATTTCAGTACCATCCGCCGATCCAATCTTTGATACAATAAAACTGATGAAAGAATCAGGGATACACGTAGAGATCACGGATCTAGTTGTTCCGAGGGTTGGAGATAAGCTGTCGGATGCCAGATCCATGCTTGAGAGATTGATCTCTATACTTGGCTACGAATTTCCCATAAGCTTCTTAAGGTTTCATCCAGATTATAAAATGATGGATCTTCCACCTACGCCTTTAGAGACACTTAAAGCACATTATAATCTGGCCGTGTCAATGGGATTGAAATATGTATACATCGGCAACGTACCTGGTTATTATGAAGATACATATTGCCCCAACTGCCATTCCCTACTTATAAAAAGGCATGGCTTCAACTCAAGCGTCGTGGGTCTGAATGATGATGGAGCGTGCAAGAAGTGCGGCTATAGGACAGGCATCTTAATCGGAAATAATAATAGGATAGATTATATAAATTGA
- the hutH gene encoding histidine ammonia-lyase, with protein sequence MIEIDGDNLTLEDVYSVSVLHEPVELSTKARNKVAEIHRKFLDLISSGQTIYGVNTGFGGLLNIKISREEEIELQRNLIRSHSAGVGKYLPTDVVRSIMVIRANTLAKGYSAVSTELIDALLAMINKDVVPAVPEFGSVGASGDLAPLAHIGLAMMGEGQAFLNGELMRSDIALSKVGLKPYEFKEKEGVALINGTSMMAGIMALVTSRAYRTIENAVRSSLLSFEALRGTSKAFSDWIVSARPHLGQIAIAEKMRKYLAGSKNVEKSDKEKVQDAYTLRCIPQVYGAVLDTLEYVSSVLVTEINSATDNPLFNGKEVVSGGNFHGEPIALAADFLSIALTDMGNMIERRIARLVDTNLSGLPPFLVKNSGLNSGYMIPQYTAAALCNRNKVLSYPSSADSIPTSANQEDHVSMGSTSTLKLLEIEENLEYIVAIEFLLGAQALEFSQDPISPVTKAIYTKIREYVKPLDKDRPSYLDIEKIREIMNKNELINAA encoded by the coding sequence ATGATAGAGATAGATGGGGATAATTTAACTCTGGAGGATGTATATTCAGTTTCAGTCCTGCACGAGCCTGTAGAACTTTCGACGAAAGCTCGGAATAAAGTTGCTGAGATCCATAGAAAATTCCTCGATCTTATATCTTCTGGCCAGACGATATACGGGGTAAATACAGGGTTCGGAGGGTTGTTGAACATTAAAATAAGCAGGGAAGAAGAGATCGAACTTCAACGTAACCTTATAAGAAGCCATTCTGCAGGTGTGGGGAAGTACCTTCCGACCGATGTGGTCAGGTCGATCATGGTAATAAGGGCCAATACGCTAGCGAAGGGTTATTCAGCTGTTTCTACAGAATTGATTGATGCCCTGCTAGCCATGATAAATAAAGACGTAGTGCCAGCAGTGCCAGAGTTCGGATCTGTTGGCGCTAGCGGGGATCTTGCTCCACTTGCACACATAGGGCTGGCAATGATGGGAGAGGGCCAGGCCTTCCTGAACGGGGAACTAATGAGATCGGACATTGCACTTTCAAAGGTTGGCCTGAAACCATACGAGTTTAAAGAGAAAGAGGGCGTAGCACTGATCAACGGGACTTCAATGATGGCAGGCATCATGGCTCTCGTAACCTCAAGAGCATACAGGACAATTGAAAACGCAGTGAGATCCTCACTTCTTTCCTTTGAAGCGCTAAGAGGGACTTCAAAGGCCTTTTCAGATTGGATAGTATCAGCCAGGCCTCACCTTGGGCAGATAGCAATAGCAGAAAAAATGAGAAAATACCTTGCAGGAAGTAAAAATGTAGAAAAATCAGATAAAGAAAAAGTGCAAGACGCTTACACACTCAGGTGCATACCACAGGTATATGGCGCCGTACTTGATACGTTAGAATACGTTTCTAGCGTGTTGGTAACGGAGATCAATTCCGCAACAGACAATCCTCTATTCAATGGCAAGGAAGTTGTATCGGGCGGGAATTTTCATGGTGAACCAATAGCGCTTGCTGCAGATTTCCTTTCAATAGCGTTAACAGACATGGGAAATATGATAGAGAGGAGGATAGCCAGGCTTGTTGATACAAACCTAAGCGGTTTGCCACCATTCTTAGTAAAAAACAGCGGACTTAACTCAGGATACATGATACCACAGTATACTGCCGCCGCACTCTGCAACAGAAATAAAGTACTTTCTTACCCGTCCTCTGCAGATTCTATACCGACATCTGCAAACCAGGAGGATCATGTCAGTATGGGTTCTACTTCAACGTTGAAACTTTTGGAAATTGAGGAAAACCTCGAATATATTGTTGCAATAGAATTTCTGCTTGGCGCCCAAGCACTTGAATTCAGCCAAGACCCAATCTCCCCTGTAACAAAAGCCATATACACAAAGATCAGGGAGTATGTGAAACCACTCGATAAAGATAGGCCTTCTTATCTTGACATAGAAAAAATAAGGGAAATAATGAACAAAAACGAACTTATCAATGCGGCTTAA
- the hutU gene encoding urocanate hydratase, with protein sequence MEEKAGEIHAPRGNKLNTKGWGQEAALRLLMNNLDPMVAKDPANLIVYGGKGKAARNWEAFDKIVEELKKLENDETLLIQSGKPVGVFKTTKDSPRVLIVNAQIVPHWATDDVFWDLEARGLTMFGQMTAGSWIYIGTQGVLQGTYETLSALARKEFKKDDLSGKWVLTSGLGEMGGAQPLAITMNNATGIIVEVDEEKIRRRLRDKYLDTWTDSLDEALRLKDEALKSGKPTSIGLLGNAATVYDELMKKNIVPDVVSDQTAAHDLNLGYIPEGYTVQSAAEFREKDKDGYVKKVYASIVKEAEAILWFMQHGSKAFDYGNNFRTRALEGGLKNAFDIPGYVPAYIRDLFAIGSGPFRWVALSGDPQDIYKIDDAIIKNFQDDPHLIRWIKLAKERVHFQGLPARICYASYGEREKIGLMINEMVRNGEVSAPVAIGRDHHDTGSVASPYRETEKMKDGSDAIADWPILNALLNAISGATWVSVHHGGGTGIGNAIHAGFVIVADGTKDAEERIKRVLNADPGIGVIRHADAGYESSIEIIKKGPKFRYPYL encoded by the coding sequence ATGGAAGAAAAGGCAGGAGAAATTCACGCACCCAGAGGCAATAAACTAAATACAAAGGGATGGGGGCAAGAAGCTGCTTTAAGGCTCCTTATGAACAACCTTGATCCAATGGTTGCAAAAGACCCCGCAAACCTAATAGTATATGGCGGCAAAGGAAAAGCCGCAAGAAACTGGGAGGCCTTTGACAAGATAGTTGAAGAGCTAAAGAAGCTTGAAAACGATGAAACATTGCTTATACAATCCGGGAAACCGGTTGGCGTCTTCAAGACTACTAAAGATTCACCGAGAGTTCTAATCGTAAATGCCCAGATAGTACCCCATTGGGCAACAGATGATGTGTTTTGGGATCTAGAAGCCAGAGGTTTAACAATGTTCGGCCAGATGACTGCAGGCTCGTGGATATATATAGGTACACAAGGAGTTTTACAAGGGACTTACGAAACACTTTCGGCTTTAGCGAGAAAGGAGTTCAAAAAAGACGATCTGTCGGGGAAGTGGGTTTTGACTTCCGGATTAGGTGAAATGGGTGGCGCCCAGCCACTCGCAATAACAATGAACAACGCAACGGGTATCATAGTAGAAGTAGATGAAGAAAAGATAAGGAGAAGGCTCAGGGACAAATACCTAGATACTTGGACTGACAGCCTTGATGAGGCCTTAAGGTTGAAAGACGAGGCCCTAAAATCAGGAAAACCTACATCGATCGGATTGCTGGGCAATGCTGCAACGGTATACGATGAGCTAATGAAGAAGAATATTGTGCCGGACGTAGTTTCCGACCAAACTGCAGCTCACGACTTGAACCTTGGGTATATACCGGAAGGCTACACAGTGCAGAGCGCAGCTGAATTTAGAGAGAAGGATAAAGATGGATACGTAAAGAAAGTATACGCATCTATAGTAAAAGAGGCAGAGGCTATACTTTGGTTCATGCAGCATGGATCTAAGGCTTTTGATTATGGTAACAACTTTCGCACAAGGGCCTTGGAAGGAGGCCTGAAAAATGCTTTTGATATTCCTGGCTACGTTCCGGCATACATAAGGGATCTTTTCGCCATAGGCTCTGGCCCATTCAGGTGGGTAGCGCTATCCGGAGATCCGCAGGACATTTACAAAATCGATGACGCTATAATAAAGAACTTCCAAGACGATCCTCACCTCATCAGATGGATAAAATTGGCGAAGGAGAGAGTACACTTCCAGGGTTTGCCAGCGAGGATCTGTTATGCAAGTTATGGTGAAAGGGAAAAAATAGGGCTAATGATAAACGAAATGGTAAGAAACGGAGAGGTTTCAGCTCCAGTTGCTATAGGCAGGGATCACCACGATACCGGATCAGTAGCATCACCGTACAGGGAAACAGAGAAGATGAAAGACGGCAGCGATGCAATAGCAGACTGGCCAATACTCAATGCTTTGCTAAATGCTATATCAGGTGCAACGTGGGTATCTGTACACCATGGTGGAGGTACAGGTATCGGGAATGCCATACATGCAGGCTTTGTTATAGTTGCAGACGGAACCAAGGATGCAGAGGAGAGGATAAAGAGAGTACTCAATGCAGACCCTGGTATTGGCGTAATAAGGCATGCTGATGCAGGATACGAATCCTCCATAGAGATAATAAAGAAAGGGCCAAAGTTCAGGTATCCATACCTATGA
- the hutI gene encoding imidazolonepropionase yields the protein MKITNIGAIVTPVGNSYHSGDKQSELDFIENATIYIENGKIAKITREHSSDAGDLDAEGSIVIPGLVDSHTHIIFGGNRSQEFYQRASGYTYSEILRSGNGIYKTVRDTANSSADEIFTQSMKRIADAVSHGTTTIELKTGYGLYEKEERKLLDVARKISNSGLVSTVLTYLMHVLPEGESEEAYEKYSEKILSSFRNYISFADVFCDEGAFSPNAAKAFLKFADNLGLGLKIHANEINNIGCVKACSGLNVKSFDHMIHANAEDVETIRSIGSAITLLPLTVFALDESYPDARVFIDSGVPVIIASDISPLNYNANLIFAMHLAVKYSSMKPEEALTATTINAASSLGLGEKKGTVEEGKDADIVIIDVDDYTEIPYEYGINTVKKVFHNGSLVFDRTKQFKL from the coding sequence ATGAAGATAACTAATATAGGGGCTATCGTAACACCAGTCGGAAACAGCTATCATTCTGGCGATAAACAGTCTGAACTTGATTTTATAGAAAATGCAACGATATATATAGAAAACGGTAAAATCGCAAAGATAACAAGGGAACATTCATCGGACGCCGGGGATTTAGATGCAGAAGGAAGCATTGTTATTCCCGGTCTCGTTGATTCACACACCCATATAATTTTTGGTGGAAATCGCAGCCAAGAATTTTACCAGAGGGCGTCCGGATACACATACTCTGAAATATTGCGATCTGGAAATGGTATTTACAAGACAGTTAGAGACACTGCGAATTCATCCGCCGATGAAATTTTCACTCAGTCTATGAAACGCATAGCTGATGCAGTTTCGCATGGGACGACCACGATAGAACTTAAGACTGGTTACGGCCTCTACGAAAAAGAAGAGCGAAAGTTACTTGATGTAGCGAGGAAAATTTCAAACTCTGGCCTTGTAAGTACTGTTTTGACTTATTTGATGCACGTACTTCCTGAGGGAGAAAGCGAAGAAGCGTACGAAAAATATTCAGAGAAAATTCTTTCCTCATTTAGAAACTATATATCCTTCGCAGATGTATTTTGTGATGAAGGGGCTTTTTCTCCAAATGCAGCAAAAGCGTTCTTGAAGTTTGCAGACAACCTCGGCCTAGGCCTTAAAATACACGCAAATGAGATCAATAACATAGGATGCGTAAAGGCATGCTCAGGACTAAATGTAAAGTCATTTGACCATATGATACACGCTAATGCCGAAGACGTCGAAACAATAAGATCAATCGGATCCGCCATAACTCTTTTGCCACTGACAGTATTCGCTTTGGATGAATCATACCCAGACGCAAGGGTCTTCATAGACAGTGGTGTACCGGTAATCATAGCATCAGATATTTCGCCGCTCAACTACAATGCAAATCTAATCTTTGCAATGCACCTAGCTGTAAAATACTCATCAATGAAGCCTGAAGAAGCCCTAACTGCAACTACTATAAACGCAGCCTCCTCACTTGGTTTGGGCGAGAAGAAAGGCACCGTAGAGGAAGGAAAGGATGCCGACATCGTTATAATTGATGTTGACGATTATACTGAAATACCCTACGAATATGGAATAAATACGGTTAAAAAGGTCTTTCATAATGGATCGCTCGTATTCGATAGAACAAAACAATTTAAGTTGTAA
- a CDS encoding MEMO1 family protein: MIRKPAVAGYFYPSNRNELLSLISSFHVQQSEVSCQPIGVVVPHAGIVYSGRTAMYSYNALRNSSIRDFIIIGPNHRPMTPYASIFPSGSWETPLGNAIINEELASELYKNSQYIVKDEESHSVEHSIEVQIPFLQYMFGNSFTFVPVILGDQEKVVANDIASALMRLSKPYILIASSDFTHYERSDIVERKDMDLISRIVDLDIDGFYDTIERENVTACGYGAIAILMIIAKKIGAKISLLNHSNSGDVTNDYDEVVGYSSIVACRQI, from the coding sequence ATGATAAGGAAACCAGCTGTGGCGGGTTATTTTTATCCAAGTAATAGAAACGAATTGCTTTCGTTGATATCATCATTCCATGTGCAGCAGTCAGAAGTGAGTTGCCAACCAATCGGTGTTGTAGTTCCCCATGCCGGTATAGTATACTCTGGCAGAACGGCTATGTATTCATATAATGCTCTCAGAAATTCCAGCATAAGAGACTTCATCATAATAGGGCCAAACCACCGCCCTATGACTCCATATGCTTCCATATTCCCCTCTGGTTCTTGGGAGACGCCTTTAGGCAATGCGATAATCAATGAGGAACTTGCATCAGAACTTTACAAGAATTCCCAGTACATAGTTAAAGACGAAGAATCACACTCTGTAGAGCACTCTATTGAAGTCCAAATACCCTTTTTGCAGTATATGTTTGGAAACTCGTTTACATTCGTGCCTGTCATACTAGGTGATCAGGAAAAAGTCGTTGCAAATGACATAGCGAGTGCATTAATGCGCCTAAGCAAGCCGTATATACTAATAGCTAGTTCAGATTTTACGCACTATGAAAGATCAGATATAGTTGAAAGGAAGGACATGGATCTTATATCGCGTATAGTAGATCTTGATATTGATGGATTCTATGATACGATTGAGAGAGAAAACGTAACAGCGTGCGGCTATGGTGCTATAGCTATATTAATGATAATAGCTAAAAAAATTGGAGCCAAGATATCTCTTCTTAACCATTCCAATTCAGGGGATGTTACTAATGATTATGATGAGGTCGTTGGATACTCTTCCATTGTAGCGTGCAGGCAAATATAA
- a CDS encoding TIGR00296 family protein, with protein sequence MDSEQINVNLDIGAKAVMLARRAAAAKLNNEKLPEVPDDPIFHEKHGVFTTINTYPDNQLRGCIGFPEPYYELGEGIIKSSIYAATDDPRFDPMEPDELNRVTFELSILTVPQEVTVNPEERPKAITVGKDGIIAVYNGASGLLLPQVATEYRMSAEEFLEALCEKAGLWQGCWKYKKVKISKFQAIVFGEIEPNGKVEQR encoded by the coding sequence ATGGATTCCGAACAAATCAATGTTAATTTGGATATTGGCGCAAAAGCCGTTATGCTTGCAAGGCGGGCTGCTGCCGCTAAATTAAATAATGAGAAACTACCTGAAGTGCCAGATGACCCTATATTTCATGAAAAACACGGTGTTTTTACAACTATAAACACGTATCCAGACAACCAACTAAGAGGGTGCATAGGTTTTCCAGAGCCATACTACGAACTAGGTGAAGGGATAATCAAGAGCAGCATTTATGCTGCTACTGATGACCCACGCTTCGATCCTATGGAGCCGGATGAATTAAACAGAGTAACTTTCGAATTATCCATACTTACGGTACCTCAGGAAGTGACTGTTAACCCAGAGGAAAGGCCGAAAGCTATAACAGTTGGGAAGGATGGCATAATTGCTGTCTACAATGGGGCAAGCGGCCTGCTTCTCCCCCAGGTTGCAACAGAGTATAGGATGTCAGCAGAGGAATTCCTCGAGGCGCTTTGTGAAAAGGCCGGATTATGGCAAGGGTGCTGGAAATACAAGAAGGTAAAAATAAGCAAATTTCAAGCCATTGTATTTGGGGAAATTGAACCTAACGGGAAGGTCGAACAGAGATGA